From the genome of Mugil cephalus isolate CIBA_MC_2020 chromosome 2, CIBA_Mcephalus_1.1, whole genome shotgun sequence, one region includes:
- the trmt1 gene encoding tRNA (guanine(26)-N(2))-dimethyltransferase isoform X2 — protein MDPEVPTADPQPPPAADNVSAAAADGNGAQEKTTSAELLPGETVVKEGKAAILFPNANEVFYNPVQEFNRDLTCAVITEFARDQLAQRGVKVVVPGEKERVVVSLSEDANEAEEKNGAEEPPVTAEIGEKCELGLRVLEGLAASGLRSVRFALEVPGLRSVTANDFSTKAAALIARNAQYNGVSHLVQASCRDASMLMYEMRGKKERYDVIDLDPYGSPASFLDAAVQAVSEGGLLCITCTDMAVLAGNNGETCYSKYGSVSIKAKYCHEMALRIILHSLDQRAGVYQRYIQPLLCVSVDFYIRVFVRVFTGQAMVKNSASKQALVYNCVGCGSFHLQRMGRRTANGKHMKYSAATGPPVGPECEHCGQRHQLGGPIWAEPIHDMKFVQNVLSSVSGNPTRFGTSKRIEGMLSMVTEELEDVPLYYTVDNLSSTIHTNTPPLLQFRSALLHAGHQVSLSHACKNAVKTDAPPAAIWDIMRCWEKENPVKREKLSPTSPASKILSTEPSLEACFTVREDANPQSRKRHLTRFQENPQAFWGPKARAKASGGIATNLQDKRKKFQNKRKHQITDSSQLKNFPCKKFKQGTCKHGDKCCYSHDLEHTQEEKME, from the exons ATGGACCCCGAGGTCCCCACCGCCGACCCTCAACCCCCACCCGCTGCAGACAACGTGAGCGCGGCGGCCGCCGATGGGAACGGCGCCCAGGAGAAGACGACTTCTGCGGAGCTGCTCCCTGGAGAGACGGTGGTGAAGGAGGGgaaggcggccatcttgtttccCAACGCCAATGAGGTGTTTTACAACCCGGTCCAGGAGTTTAACAGAGATTTAAC ATGTGCTGTGATCACAGAGTTTGCCAGAGATCAGCTGGCTCAGCGCGGGGTGAAGGTGGTGGTGCCGGGTGAAAAAGAGCGGGTGGTTGTCTCTCTGTCGGAGGACGCCAACGAAGCGGAGGAGAAAAACGGAGCGGAGGAGCCGCCTGTAACTGCAGAAATAGGGGAGAAGTGTGAG CTTGGCCTTCGAGTCCTGGAGGGCCTGGCAGCGTCTGGTTTGCGCTCGGTGCGTTTCGCCCTGGAAGTCCCGGGCCTGCGGAGCGTCACCGCCAACGACTTCTCCACCAAGGCGGCGGCTCTGATCGCCAGGAACGCCCAGTACAACGGAGTCAGCCACCTGGTCCAGGCCAGCTGCAGGGACGCCAG CATGCTGATGTACGAGATGCGAGGGAAGAAGGAGCGCTATGATGTCATTGATCTGGATCCCTACGGTAGCCCCGCCTCTTTCCTGGATGCCGCCGTGCAGGCTGTCAGTGAAGGAG gTCTGTTGTGTATAACGTGTACAGACATGGCCGTGTTGGCAGGAAACAACGGAGAGACCTGCTACAGCAAATACGGCTCCGTCTCCATCAAAGCCAAATATTGCCACGAGATG GCTCTTCGTATCATCCTCCACAGTCTGGACCAGCGGGCCGGCGTGTACCAGCGCTACATCCAGCCCCTGCTCTGCGTCAGCGTCGACTTTTACATTCGGGTCTTCGTGCGCGTCTTCACGGGACAGGCAATGGTCAAGAACTCCGCCag TAAACAGGCTCTGGTCTACAACTGTGTCGGATGTGGGTCTTTCCACTTGCAGAGAATGGGCAGGAGAACCGCCAACGGAAAACA TATGAAGTATTCTGCTGCCACCGGACCCCCTGTTGGACCAGAGTGTGAGCACTGTGGACAGAGACATCAG CTGGGTGGTCCCATCTGGGCCGAGCCGATCCACGACATGAAGTTCGTCCAGAACGTTTTGTCTTCGGTGTCGGGAAACCCCACCAGATTTGGGACGTCCAAACGGATTGAGGGAATGCTCAGCATGGTGACTGAG GAGTTGGAAGACGTGCCTCTTTATTACACCGTGGACAATCTGAGCAGCACGATACACACCAATACTCCACCCCTGCTCCAGTTTAG GTCTGCTCTCCTTCATGCTGGTCACCAGGTTTCCCTCTCGCACGCCTGTAAGAACGCCGTCAAGACAGACGCTCCTCCTGCGGCCATCTGGGACATCATGCGATGCTGG GAGAAGGAAAACCCAGTGAAGAGGGAGAAATTGTCTCCGACGAGTCCCGCGTCTAAGATCCTCTCCACCGAGCCCAG cctCGAGGCCTGTTTCACTGTGAGGGAGGACGCCAACCCTCAGTCACGTAAACGTCACCTGACTCGTTTCCAGGAGAATCCCCAGGCCTTCTGGGGACCCAAAGCTCGAGCCAAAGCCAG CGGCGGCATCGCAACTAATCTGcaagacaagaggaagaagtTCCAGAACAAGAGGAAGCACCAGATCACAGACTCTTCTCAGCTGAAGAACTTCCCCTGCAAGAAGTTCAAACAG gGAACGTGTAAGCATGGAGACAAGTGCTGCTACTCCCACGACCTGGAGCACacacaagaagagaaaatggaGTAA
- the trmt1 gene encoding tRNA (guanine(26)-N(2))-dimethyltransferase isoform X1 — protein MLVRIARLFPIFSSHHLHPFSASGAPQTFLRRLGSAAAVTSRKPRSMDPEVPTADPQPPPAADNVSAAAADGNGAQEKTTSAELLPGETVVKEGKAAILFPNANEVFYNPVQEFNRDLTCAVITEFARDQLAQRGVKVVVPGEKERVVVSLSEDANEAEEKNGAEEPPVTAEIGEKCELGLRVLEGLAASGLRSVRFALEVPGLRSVTANDFSTKAAALIARNAQYNGVSHLVQASCRDASMLMYEMRGKKERYDVIDLDPYGSPASFLDAAVQAVSEGGLLCITCTDMAVLAGNNGETCYSKYGSVSIKAKYCHEMALRIILHSLDQRAGVYQRYIQPLLCVSVDFYIRVFVRVFTGQAMVKNSASKQALVYNCVGCGSFHLQRMGRRTANGKHMKYSAATGPPVGPECEHCGQRHQLGGPIWAEPIHDMKFVQNVLSSVSGNPTRFGTSKRIEGMLSMVTEELEDVPLYYTVDNLSSTIHTNTPPLLQFRSALLHAGHQVSLSHACKNAVKTDAPPAAIWDIMRCWEKENPVKREKLSPTSPASKILSTEPSLEACFTVREDANPQSRKRHLTRFQENPQAFWGPKARAKASGGIATNLQDKRKKFQNKRKHQITDSSQLKNFPCKKFKQGTCKHGDKCCYSHDLEHTQEEKME, from the exons ATGCTCGTTCGGATAGCCCGCCTTTTCCCAATCTTCAGTTCCCACCATCTGCATCCTTTCAGCGCTTCTGGTGCCCCTCAGACCTTTCTGCGGCGCCTTGGCAGTGCTGCTGCCGTTACAAGCAGGAAACCGAGATCCATGGACCCCGAGGTCCCCACCGCCGACCCTCAACCCCCACCCGCTGCAGACAACGTGAGCGCGGCGGCCGCCGATGGGAACGGCGCCCAGGAGAAGACGACTTCTGCGGAGCTGCTCCCTGGAGAGACGGTGGTGAAGGAGGGgaaggcggccatcttgtttccCAACGCCAATGAGGTGTTTTACAACCCGGTCCAGGAGTTTAACAGAGATTTAAC ATGTGCTGTGATCACAGAGTTTGCCAGAGATCAGCTGGCTCAGCGCGGGGTGAAGGTGGTGGTGCCGGGTGAAAAAGAGCGGGTGGTTGTCTCTCTGTCGGAGGACGCCAACGAAGCGGAGGAGAAAAACGGAGCGGAGGAGCCGCCTGTAACTGCAGAAATAGGGGAGAAGTGTGAG CTTGGCCTTCGAGTCCTGGAGGGCCTGGCAGCGTCTGGTTTGCGCTCGGTGCGTTTCGCCCTGGAAGTCCCGGGCCTGCGGAGCGTCACCGCCAACGACTTCTCCACCAAGGCGGCGGCTCTGATCGCCAGGAACGCCCAGTACAACGGAGTCAGCCACCTGGTCCAGGCCAGCTGCAGGGACGCCAG CATGCTGATGTACGAGATGCGAGGGAAGAAGGAGCGCTATGATGTCATTGATCTGGATCCCTACGGTAGCCCCGCCTCTTTCCTGGATGCCGCCGTGCAGGCTGTCAGTGAAGGAG gTCTGTTGTGTATAACGTGTACAGACATGGCCGTGTTGGCAGGAAACAACGGAGAGACCTGCTACAGCAAATACGGCTCCGTCTCCATCAAAGCCAAATATTGCCACGAGATG GCTCTTCGTATCATCCTCCACAGTCTGGACCAGCGGGCCGGCGTGTACCAGCGCTACATCCAGCCCCTGCTCTGCGTCAGCGTCGACTTTTACATTCGGGTCTTCGTGCGCGTCTTCACGGGACAGGCAATGGTCAAGAACTCCGCCag TAAACAGGCTCTGGTCTACAACTGTGTCGGATGTGGGTCTTTCCACTTGCAGAGAATGGGCAGGAGAACCGCCAACGGAAAACA TATGAAGTATTCTGCTGCCACCGGACCCCCTGTTGGACCAGAGTGTGAGCACTGTGGACAGAGACATCAG CTGGGTGGTCCCATCTGGGCCGAGCCGATCCACGACATGAAGTTCGTCCAGAACGTTTTGTCTTCGGTGTCGGGAAACCCCACCAGATTTGGGACGTCCAAACGGATTGAGGGAATGCTCAGCATGGTGACTGAG GAGTTGGAAGACGTGCCTCTTTATTACACCGTGGACAATCTGAGCAGCACGATACACACCAATACTCCACCCCTGCTCCAGTTTAG GTCTGCTCTCCTTCATGCTGGTCACCAGGTTTCCCTCTCGCACGCCTGTAAGAACGCCGTCAAGACAGACGCTCCTCCTGCGGCCATCTGGGACATCATGCGATGCTGG GAGAAGGAAAACCCAGTGAAGAGGGAGAAATTGTCTCCGACGAGTCCCGCGTCTAAGATCCTCTCCACCGAGCCCAG cctCGAGGCCTGTTTCACTGTGAGGGAGGACGCCAACCCTCAGTCACGTAAACGTCACCTGACTCGTTTCCAGGAGAATCCCCAGGCCTTCTGGGGACCCAAAGCTCGAGCCAAAGCCAG CGGCGGCATCGCAACTAATCTGcaagacaagaggaagaagtTCCAGAACAAGAGGAAGCACCAGATCACAGACTCTTCTCAGCTGAAGAACTTCCCCTGCAAGAAGTTCAAACAG gGAACGTGTAAGCATGGAGACAAGTGCTGCTACTCCCACGACCTGGAGCACacacaagaagagaaaatggaGTAA